In a single window of the Massilia oculi genome:
- a CDS encoding efflux transporter outer membrane subunit, with amino-acid sequence MLVLGGCVSMGAQPQSARLNQAAAANSSRAIGSLATETAAWPAQDWWRAYGDPQLDRLVDGARDASPTIAGALARVRQAAALEGMAAASLAPQANASVRSARQRYSENGSVPKPLAGSWQWVNDASVNLGYELDFWGKNAASVAAAAGRVNAREAEAQAARLAVSTAVVQAYLRLDHLYAQRDLAERELRQRSRILELVQQRVSAQLDSQAELKQAEIGVPTARGQIAALDEAIALTRGQIVALGGQGQDAAEAIARPQLRLDRPAAAPADVPAALLGRRPELVALRWQVEAASGEIDVAKAQFYPTVNLSVSGGLASLGFDRLLQGGSRSFAAGPLVTLPLLDGGRLRSNLAARNAEFDVAVEHYNAAVIEALRDVTAQLTSLRWLGERAREQDQALAAAEQAYDLAEQRYRAGLGNFVQVLIAETQVVAQRRAQADLDARAYELDVNLVRALGGGYQMATPNLAAH; translated from the coding sequence ATGCTTGTTCTCGGTGGCTGCGTATCGATGGGCGCGCAGCCGCAATCGGCCCGCCTGAATCAGGCCGCGGCTGCAAATTCATCGCGCGCTATTGGGTCGTTGGCGACCGAGACCGCCGCCTGGCCCGCCCAGGATTGGTGGCGCGCCTATGGCGATCCGCAACTCGACCGGCTGGTGGACGGAGCGCGCGATGCCAGCCCGACGATCGCCGGTGCGCTCGCGCGGGTGCGCCAGGCGGCAGCGCTCGAAGGCATGGCCGCAGCCAGCCTGGCGCCGCAGGCCAACGCGTCGGTGCGCTCCGCGCGCCAGCGCTATAGCGAGAACGGCAGCGTGCCCAAGCCGCTGGCCGGCAGCTGGCAGTGGGTCAACGACGCCAGCGTCAACCTGGGTTATGAACTCGATTTCTGGGGCAAGAACGCGGCGAGCGTGGCCGCCGCCGCCGGTCGCGTCAATGCGCGCGAGGCCGAAGCCCAGGCCGCACGCCTGGCCGTGTCGACCGCCGTGGTGCAGGCCTATTTGCGCCTGGACCATCTTTACGCCCAGCGCGACCTGGCCGAGCGAGAGCTGCGCCAGAGAAGTCGCATCCTCGAACTGGTGCAGCAGCGCGTCTCCGCCCAGCTCGACAGCCAGGCGGAGCTCAAGCAGGCCGAGATCGGCGTTCCGACCGCGCGCGGCCAGATCGCGGCGCTGGACGAGGCGATCGCACTGACGCGTGGCCAGATCGTGGCCCTGGGCGGCCAGGGCCAGGACGCGGCCGAGGCGATCGCCCGTCCGCAACTGCGCCTGGACCGTCCGGCGGCTGCGCCGGCCGACGTGCCGGCCGCGCTGCTGGGCCGGCGCCCGGAACTGGTGGCGCTGCGCTGGCAGGTCGAAGCGGCCAGCGGCGAGATCGACGTCGCGAAGGCCCAGTTCTATCCGACCGTGAACCTGAGCGTCTCGGGCGGCTTGGCCAGCCTGGGCTTCGACCGCCTGCTGCAGGGCGGAAGCCGCAGCTTCGCCGCCGGCCCGCTGGTGACCCTGCCGCTGCTCGACGGCGGACGCTTGCGCAGCAATCTCGCGGCGCGCAATGCCGAATTCGACGTCGCGGTCGAGCACTACAACGCCGCCGTGATCGAAGCGCTGCGCGACGTGACAGCGCAGCTGACGTCGCTGCGCTGGCTGGGCGAACGGGCGCGCGAGCAGGACCAGGCCCTGGCAGCCGCCGAGCAGGCCTACGACCTGGCCGAGCAGCGCTACCGCGCGGGCCTCGGCAACTTCGTGCAGGTGCTGATCGCCGAGACCCAGGTCGTGGCCCAGCGCCGCGCCCAGGCGGACCTGGACGCCCGCGCCTACGAGCTGGACGTGAACCTGGTGCGCGCGCTGGGTGGCGGCTACCAGATGGCGACGCCCAACCTGGCCGCGCATTGA
- a CDS encoding HlyD family secretion protein — protein MSGEDIRHAEDAVAAARAALTAARQQVGSALAMVDGTTVDNHPDVLAAIAQLRDASLGLARTTLAAPVGGIVARRNVQIGQRVAQGTPLMAIVPLDQMWVTANLKETQLRDVRIGQPVAATADVYGKDVVFHGRVVGQEAGTGSAFAAVPAQNATGNWIKVVQRVPVRIALDPAELARHPLRLGLSMKVAIDTSSKQGLSLMQAGAVRQQYKTVVFETESHGAEEAIRRALGHPGAVASR, from the coding sequence GTGTCGGGCGAGGACATCCGCCACGCCGAGGATGCGGTGGCCGCCGCCCGCGCGGCGCTCACGGCCGCGCGCCAGCAGGTCGGCTCGGCGCTGGCCATGGTCGACGGCACCACGGTCGACAACCACCCCGACGTGCTGGCCGCGATCGCCCAGCTGCGCGACGCCTCGCTGGGCCTGGCGCGCACCACGCTGGCCGCGCCGGTGGGCGGCATCGTGGCCCGCCGCAACGTCCAGATCGGCCAGCGCGTGGCGCAGGGCACGCCCCTGATGGCGATCGTGCCGCTGGACCAGATGTGGGTCACCGCCAACCTGAAGGAAACCCAGCTCAGGGACGTGCGCATCGGCCAGCCGGTGGCGGCGACGGCCGACGTGTACGGCAAGGACGTCGTCTTCCATGGCCGCGTGGTCGGCCAGGAAGCCGGCACCGGCAGCGCCTTCGCCGCCGTTCCGGCGCAGAATGCGACCGGCAACTGGATCAAGGTGGTGCAGCGGGTGCCAGTGCGCATCGCGCTCGACCCGGCCGAGCTGGCGCGCCATCCGCTGCGCTTGGGCCTGTCGATGAAGGTGGCGATCGACACCAGCAGCAAGCAGGGCCTGAGCCTGATGCAGGCCGGCGCCGTGCGCCAGCAATACAAGACCGTCGTGTTCGAGACCGAGTCGCATGGCGCCGAGGAAGCGATCCGGCGCGCGCTCGGCCACCCGGGCGCGGTGGCGTCGCGCTGA
- a CDS encoding MFS transporter, with protein sequence MNAPTNVTIPRPALLAAIFVFNFVEFLSTGMTVFAAPAIMGHVGASPEEYATVSALYAAVAVLSISQLTVLVQRLGWRNYLLGGVVFYMIGAWICARSGSVAAFAGGRLLMAMGGGVFMTASRMMVNLIPRSPQRLQGIAAFGGALSLGLALGPLAAARFIGHEAWGGMFLLLAALAAIGAGIAARWLPLGADTLDGTPTRLHVPDAILLGAGAAITLFALQHLTYDWHGGERAGLLGHLALGLVLLLAFGLLKARRREPFLHLNILASARYRLGLVIFAVCYAVLGMVNTLLPQAVQKGLGMGLEQAGVLQGVGLLSTYVVFIVMLQLVKRDPHPTRFFVTGFLMLAALGWRFATLDPRADAWDTVMLWLGLFGGFLTLGMATAAIHSFKDLQADNVVFSHAQQLKNMLGQVGLALGVGVTNVGLQERTALHASRLAEKAGAIGDGGFEMSRQAGLLAGQDLFWIVMWVGLAGAALLAMQRRFD encoded by the coding sequence ATGAACGCCCCCACTAATGTGACCATTCCGCGTCCGGCCCTGCTGGCCGCGATCTTCGTCTTCAATTTCGTCGAGTTCCTCTCGACCGGGATGACGGTGTTCGCGGCCCCGGCGATCATGGGCCACGTCGGCGCCTCGCCCGAGGAGTACGCGACCGTCTCGGCGCTGTACGCGGCGGTGGCCGTCCTGTCGATCTCGCAGCTGACGGTACTGGTGCAGCGCCTCGGCTGGCGCAACTACCTGCTCGGCGGCGTGGTGTTCTACATGATCGGCGCCTGGATCTGTGCGCGCAGCGGCAGCGTCGCCGCCTTCGCCGGTGGCCGGCTGTTGATGGCGATGGGCGGCGGCGTGTTCATGACGGCCTCGCGCATGATGGTGAACCTGATCCCGCGGTCGCCCCAGCGCCTGCAGGGCATCGCGGCCTTCGGCGGTGCGCTGTCGCTCGGCCTGGCGCTCGGCCCACTGGCTGCGGCGAGGTTCATCGGCCACGAAGCGTGGGGCGGCATGTTCCTGCTGCTGGCGGCGCTGGCCGCGATCGGCGCGGGCATCGCGGCGCGCTGGCTGCCGCTCGGCGCCGACACGCTGGACGGCACCCCGACGCGCCTCCACGTGCCGGATGCGATCCTGCTCGGCGCCGGCGCCGCGATCACGCTGTTCGCCCTGCAGCACCTGACTTACGACTGGCATGGCGGCGAACGCGCCGGGCTGCTCGGCCACCTGGCGCTGGGCCTGGTCTTGCTGCTGGCCTTCGGCCTGCTCAAGGCGCGCCGGCGCGAACCTTTCCTGCACCTGAATATCCTGGCCAGTGCGCGCTACCGCCTTGGCCTGGTGATCTTCGCAGTCTGCTATGCGGTGCTCGGCATGGTCAATACCCTGTTGCCGCAGGCGGTACAGAAGGGCCTGGGCATGGGACTCGAACAGGCCGGCGTGCTCCAAGGCGTAGGCCTGCTGTCGACCTACGTCGTGTTCATCGTGATGCTGCAGCTTGTCAAGCGCGATCCGCATCCGACCCGGTTCTTCGTGACCGGCTTCCTGATGCTGGCGGCGCTGGGCTGGCGCTTCGCGACCCTCGATCCGCGCGCCGATGCCTGGGACACGGTCATGCTGTGGCTCGGCCTGTTCGGCGGCTTCCTGACGCTCGGCATGGCGACCGCAGCGATTCATTCGTTCAAGGATCTGCAGGCGGATAACGTCGTGTTCTCGCATGCCCAGCAATTGAAGAACATGCTGGGCCAGGTCGGGCTGGCGCTGGGGGTGGGCGTCACCAATGTCGGCTTGCAGGAGCGCACGGCCCTGCACGCGTCGCGCCTGGCCGAGAAAGCCGGCGCGATCGGTGACGGCGGCTTCGAGATGTCGCGCCAGGCCGGGCTGCTGGCGGGACAGGACCTGTTCTGGATCGTGATGTGGGTGGGACTGGCGGGCGCCGCGCTGC
- a CDS encoding LysR family transcriptional regulator: MIPDLSQLLILDSLLREGSLTRTAELLGMTQPTVSRALAKLRRHFGDPLFVRSGQRMQATARALELAGPVAAVLDAARQLEGGPAAFDPLTATRSFGLYIVDGAVVNILPQLLDGLAKLGNGAAGLQLRSVHIDPGALEAQLERGHIDLAIGRYPHLLNNIRQRKLWDDEYACLMRRGHPWAGQLDRDAWLTHRHVLIEMEHTSHHNVAVTRKLETLLEPSRILCHVPSFTSAAHIALHTDAIATIPLRLARPLARDLGLALAPMPVELPPLQLALYWHERSHRDPANRWLREFVLTTLTNTPGAETGYAESA, encoded by the coding sequence GTGATCCCCGACCTCTCCCAATTACTGATCCTCGACAGCCTGCTGCGCGAGGGCAGCCTTACCCGCACCGCCGAACTGCTCGGCATGACCCAGCCCACCGTCAGCCGCGCGCTGGCGAAACTGCGGCGCCATTTCGGCGACCCGCTGTTCGTGCGTTCGGGCCAGCGCATGCAGGCCACCGCGCGCGCCCTCGAGCTGGCCGGCCCGGTGGCGGCGGTGCTGGACGCGGCGCGCCAGCTCGAAGGCGGCCCGGCCGCGTTCGACCCGCTCACCGCCACCCGTTCCTTCGGCCTGTACATCGTCGACGGCGCGGTGGTGAACATCCTGCCACAACTGCTGGACGGACTGGCGAAGCTGGGAAACGGCGCCGCCGGCCTGCAGCTGCGCAGCGTGCACATCGATCCCGGCGCGCTCGAGGCCCAGCTCGAGCGCGGCCACATCGACCTGGCCATCGGCCGCTATCCCCACCTGCTCAACAACATCCGCCAGCGCAAGCTGTGGGACGACGAGTACGCCTGCCTGATGCGGCGCGGCCATCCCTGGGCCGGGCAACTCGACCGCGACGCGTGGCTGACGCATCGCCACGTGCTGATCGAGATGGAGCACACCAGCCACCACAACGTCGCCGTGACCCGCAAGCTCGAGACGCTGCTGGAACCCTCACGCATCCTGTGCCACGTGCCGAGCTTCACCTCGGCCGCCCACATCGCGCTGCATACCGACGCCATCGCCACCATCCCGCTGCGCCTGGCCCGGCCGCTGGCGCGCGACCTCGGCCTGGCGCTGGCGCCCATGCCGGTCGAGCTGCCGCCGCTGCAGCTGGCGCTGTACTGGCACGAACGCAGCCATCGCGACCCGGCCAACCGCTGGCTGCGCGAGTTCGTTCTTACGACGCTCACCAATACGCCGGGTGCCGAGACCGGTTATGCAGAATCTGCATGA